A window from Calliopsis andreniformis isolate RMS-2024a chromosome 5, iyCalAndr_principal, whole genome shotgun sequence encodes these proteins:
- the Prp39 gene encoding pre-mRNA processing factor 39, with amino-acid sequence MSSASGDENEIALSEPVRRTRSGRTRKAAVVAKKSPVKKLLARATRSPKKVQEIEEVEETVLQEGLVMESIPENGVQRFGDIIIEQHNEDESSISLHLELEDSADAAVHEINMNQSIHIEEEQESVPDLETAASQIDHANTEHMIIEEGSMDKVDMLSERDQMSMEGQDLSNSDTNQRVLIDFQEVINDDGETITQVTEILGTEEVESENVISESTGIEVMEVDDSQQEGSENITEKTISDTETVVVTEVMEATDADMECSSESAMKKTEPDTEAVSEDELPTEAAAKEPETEAVSDEELPAAAPADLGETESVSEDELPPDSEKKKKSGIKAMSKTPEKKNKTEGASKRKLNAEGEYDPSSPTSENNDETPAKKVALSAEVDTGDCKQEIKPASPKKKTLPELEKYWKAVNEDPSDFTGWTYLLQYVDQENDAEAAREAYTKFLERYPYCYGYWRKFADYEKKKGNPENVQRVFDQGLKAISLSVDLWLHYINHCKTVYEKDEEKLREQYERAIQACGLEFRSDRLWESYIKWELEGKRLSRVTALYDRLLCTPTLGYISHFDAFQEFVSSNLPNRILSVDDFLALRAEVKALLKSDDNTSTSAADDAPPGEEPPPHELPPTDEETRAIREKIISSRRKMHKANINAVAARWSYEEGIKRPYFHVKPLERCQLKNWKEYLDFEIEQKDQNRIVILFERCLIACALYDEFWMRFVRYLESLKGENVEKIRDVYSRACMVHHPKKPNLHLQWATFEEGQGNFEKAASILENIDNVLPNMLQVAYRRINLERRRGDLDKACTLYENYISNSKNRTIANNIAVKYARFLCKVKNDVDKAIKVLLKATEKDKDNPRLYLQLIDLGMQRTPVDTQEIVGYMDMFIEREHADLEQRVLFAQRKVEFLEDFSPDIRQVLKAHEQFQKCIKQAKERKKTKSDDAKTDASPPKKVKTGDQSSIPPPPSVSSQSSYQYSSGPSGPYQSQQQFQSGQYGGQGGYQQGYQQYPPPSDPNYASYQNWQYGQGGPQAYGPYNQWGSYNYY; translated from the exons ATGTCGTCCGCAAGTGGTGACGAGAATGAAATCGCTTTAAGTGAACCTG TACGACGCACGAGATCCGGTCGCACTCGCAAAGCTGCAGTCGTCGCGAAAAAGTCTCCCGTGAAGAAGCTTCTAGCAAGAGCGACACGTTCTCCTAAAAAAGTACAAGAAATCGAGGAGGTGGAA GAGACTGTGTTGCAGGAGGGGCTTGTTATGGAAAGCATTCCAGAGAATGGAGTGCAAAGGTTCGGTGACATTATTATTGAACAGCACAATGAAGACGAATCATCGATTTCATTGCATTTAGAACTGGAAGATTCTGCTGATGCTGCTGTTCATGAGATCAATATGAACCAGAGTATACACATAGAGGAAGAACAAGAAAGTGTACCTGATTTAGAAACAGCTGCCTCTCAAATA GATCACGCTAATACAGAACATATGATCATAGAAGAGGGCAGTATGGATAAAGTGGACATGCTAAGTGAACGAGATCAAATGAGCATGGAAGGACAGGATTTGAGTAACAGTGACACAAACCAACGTGTGCTGATAGATTTCCAAGAAGTTATAAATGATGATGGAGAAACCATAACTCAAGTGACAGAAATTTTAGGAACAGAGGAAGTTGAATCTGAAAATGTTataagtgaaagtactggaattGAAGTCATGGAAGTAGATGATTCTCAGCAAGAAGGTTCAGAAAATATTACAGAAAAGACAATTTCCGATACAGAAACAGTAGTAGTAACAGAAGTGATGGAAGCAACAGATGCTGATATGGAGTGCTCATCCGAGAGTGCTATGAAGAAAACAGAACCCGACACAGAAGCTGTGTCTGAAGATGAATTACCTACTGAGGCTGCAGCAAAA GAGCCAGAAACAGAAGCAGTATCCGACGAAGAACTGCCAGCAGCAGCTCCTGCTGATTTGGGAGAAACCGAGTCTGTTTCTGAAGATGAACTACCGCCAGATAgtgagaagaagaaaaagagtgGAATAAAAGCAATGAGCAAAACTCCAGAAAAGAAGAACAAAACGGAAGGCGCAA GTAAACGTAAATTGAATGCAGAGGGAGAGTACGATCCTAGTTCACCGACATCTGAAAATAATGATGAAACGCCAGCGAAAAAGGTAGCACTCTCAGCTGAAGTAGATACTGGGGACTGTAAACAAGAAATTAAACCAGCATCACCAAAGAAAAAGACACTACCAGAGTTAGAAAAGTATTGGAAAGCCGTGAACGAGGACCCATCGGATTTTACAGGATGGACATACCTTCTCCAATATGTTGATCAAGAA AATGATGCAGAGGCTGCTCGTGAAGCTTATACCAAATTTTTGGAGCGTTATCCATATTGCTACGGTTACTGGAGAAAGTTTGCTGATTACGAGAAGAAGAAGGGCAACCCCGAAAATGTCCAAAGG GTATTCGACCAAGGCTTGAAAGCTATTTCGCTCAGTGTCGACCTTTGGCTCCATTACATCAACCATTGCAAAACCGTCTACGAAAAGGATGAAGAAAAACTTCGAGAACAGTACGAAAGGGCTATTCAGGCGTGTGGTCTTGAATTCAG ATCCGATCGTCTTTGGGAAAGTTACATTAAGTGGGAATTGGAAGGCAAACGTCTCAGTAGAGTGACAGCATTGTACGACCGCCTATTGTGTACACCTACACTTGGCTATATCTCCCACTTTGATGCATTTCAAGAGTTCGTTTCTTCGAACTTACCAAATCGTATTCTAAGTGTTGATGATTTTCTTGCATTACGTGCTGAAGTGAAAGCTCTTTTGAAGTCGGATGACAATACCTCAACTTCTGCAGCAGATGATGCACCACCCGGAGAAGAACCACCTCCGCACGAACTTCCGCCTACCGATGAAGAGACCCGCGCCATCAGGGAGAAAATTATCAGCAGTAGGCGTAAAATGCACAAAGCTAACATTAATGCTGTCGCTGCGAGATGGTCGTACGAGGAAGGA ATTAAAAGGCCATACTTCCACGTAAAACCTTTGGAACGATGTCAGTTGAAAAACTGGAAAGAGTACTTAGATTTTGAAATTGAACAGAAAGACCAGAATCGGATAGTCATCTTATTCGAAAGATGCTTAATAGCATGTGCTTTATACGACGAGTTTTGGATGCGA TTTGTACGTTATTTAGAGTCTTTGAAAGGCGAGAACGTGGAGAAAATAAGAGATGTGTACTCTAGAGCTTGCATGGTGCATCATCCAAAGAAACCGAACTTGCATCTACAGTGGGCAACCTTTGAAGAAGGTCAGGGCAATTTCGAGAAAGCGGCGAGCATACTGGAAAATATTGACAATGTATTACCAAATATGTTACAAGTGGCATATCGAAGAATAAACTTGGAACGTAGAAGGGGAGATTTAGATAAAGCCTGTACACTATATGAAAATTATATTAGTAATAGTAAAAATAGAACAATCGCGAATAACATTGCAGTAAAGTATGCACGATTCCTGTGTAAAGTGAAAAATGATGTGGATAAAGCGATTAAAGTATTATTGAAG GCTACAGAAAAAGATAAAGATAATCCAAGACTTTACCTACAATTAATCGATTTGGGGATGCAGAGGACTCCTGTCGACACACAAGAAATTGTAGGATACATGGATATGTTCATAGAACGAGAGCATGCTGATCTCGAGCAGAGAGTACTTTTTGCACAACGTAAAGTAGAATTTCTTGAAGATTTTAGTCCAGATATTCGACAAGTATTAAAAGCGCACGAGCAATTTCAAAAATGTATTAAACAAGCGAAGGAACGGAAGAAGACGAAAAGTGATGATGCCAAAAC AGACGCTTCTCCTCCAAAGAAAGTCAAAACTGGCGATCAGTCAAGCATACCGCCGCCTCCTTCTGTCAGCTCGCAATCGTCTTATCAATACAGTAGTGGCCCAAGTGGACCATATCAGTCGCAACAACAATTTCAAAGCGGTCAGTATGGTGGCCAAGGTGGATATCAACAGGGTTATCAACAATATCCACCTCCTTCCGACCCGAATTACGCCAGTTATCAGAACTGGCAGTATGGCCAAGGCGGACCGCAAGCGTACGGACCGTATAATCAGTGGGGATCCTACAACTATTATTAG
- the LOC143179865 gene encoding uncharacterized protein LOC143179865 has product MAGFLLCAARFLFLFLINSIIVSCGPANKLVQNVPAPLIQSALHSLNEDSPTHHTYKGGNLISAQKLEELPYTIYRLTFDLTPTCKETLESCPREACTVEVKQHEQGEITVLGESIQCMYLYPQSTQDDPLQMQENIQEQEITENVEKQMVTNQSVELDHEIQNTGDHNEKPFIAMRATSPKYCPGCPFELNPNLPGLVAFGDQVARSMDELIQNDFKHKVVDIVKVTRAVPSSSNTIQYQMLLHMGESDCLKNAIEQSHCSVQLSLPVKTCLVTFEEQPWQQSSRKITKNNCTQDTVESENNVNSFSTLNAEALVVPTPNRQEPNVEKVEALENLKQMLDNFTYATTTRVEEQEQQEVTEHPIVKVSVSNGEDDTVTQGFQDKAKEFNEFLTNFDVPIREAKSNPEVHKEEVKEEIILPKKVSSAINDPNTYRNKRGVPGGPQNKNVTDPEIQELAKKGLHKFSQNYRGTNEPIIVEIVEATHQVVSGSLYKIKVKLGTSNCQKGTTGSCQLQEGSEIQQCLFTVWSQPWIDKGSPEITIDCEPEVESDALKRKTRSIPDMNEEIEGLEKTSSAHRSKRKSNLVGAPANKDINDPEIQELTNKGLQKFSQNYTGTNEPIIVEIVEATHQVVSGSLYKIKVKVGTSNCQKGTTGSCQLQEGSEIQQCLFTVWSQPWIDKGNPEITINCEPEAESDALKRKTRSIPEMNEEIEGLEKTSSAHRSKRKPNLVGAPANKDINDPEIQELANKGLQKFSENSEGISEPIIAEIVEASQQVVSGYLYKIKVKLGTSTCPKGVKDNCLLKEGSEIKECLFTIWSQPWKDKGSPEITINCDVNARRKRSLRGNQYSQKMLKLAGDIHKENLFKNFMRDHDKVYASPEEEQKRFRIFKQNLETIQDLQKYEQGTGQYGVTMFADLTPREFKERHLGLRPELKQENEIPPAEAKIPDIELPPKFDWREYNVVTPVKDQGQCGSCWAFSVTGNVEGQYAIKHKKLLSLSEQELVDCDNLDEGCNGGEMDNAYRIIEKLGGLELEKDYPYDAKNEKCHFAQSKAKVQVVSHVNITSNETQMAQWLVQNGPISIGINANAMQFYIGGVSHPFRFLCDPNSLDHGVLIVGYGTSKYPLFHKELPYWIVKNSWGPRWGESGYYRVYRGDGTCGVNNMASSAVVA; this is encoded by the exons ATGGCAGGCTTTCTGTTGTGCGCAGCGcgctttctatttttatttcttattaattCTATCATTGTGTCGTGTGGACCAGCGAACAAATTAGTGCAAAATGTACCAGCACCTTTGATTCAAAGCGCCTTGCATTCTTTGAACGAGGATTCTCCGACGCATCATACCTATAAGGGCGGTAACCTGATTAGCGCGCAAAAATTG GAAGAGCTACCATACACAATATATAGACTCACATTTGATTTAACTCCTACTTGCAAGGAAACGTTAGAATCTTGTCCTAGAGAAGCATGCACTGTGGAGGTGAAGCAACACGAACAGGGAGAGATAACTGTCCTAGGAGAGTCGATACAATGCATGTATTTATACCCTCAATCGACACAGGATGATCCATTACAGATGCAAGAGAATATTCAAGAGCAGGAGATTACTGAGAATGTAGAGAAGCAGATGGTTACCAACCAGAGTGTTGAATTGGATCATGAGATTCAAAACACTGGAGATCATAATGAAAAACCATTCATAGCTATGAGAGCAACCAGTCCAAAGTATTGTCCAGGATGTCCTTTTGAGCTAAATCCAAATTTACCAGGATTGGTTGCTTTTGGAGATCAAGTGGCAAGATCAATGGATGAATTGATACAGAACGACTTTAAACATAAGGTTGTTGACATTGTTAAAGTGACTCGTGCTGTACCATCTTCATCTAACACAATACAGTACCAAATGCTGCTACATATGGGAGAGTCTGATTGTttaaaaaatgcaatagaaCAGTCACACTGTTCTGTACAGTTGAGTCTTCCTGTTAAAACATGTTTGGTAACATTTGAAGAGCAACCTTGGCAACAATCTAGTCGTAAGATAACAAAGAATAACTGTACTCAAGATACTGTGGAAAGCGAAAATAATGTTAACTCTTTTTCAACATTAAATGCTGAAGCACTAGTAGTACCTACACCTAATAGACAGGAGCCTAATGTTGAGAAGGTTGAAGCTTTAGAAAACCTGAAACAGATGCTTGATAATTTTACTTATGCTACAACTACCAGAGTAGAAGAGCAGGAGCAACAGGAAGTAACGGAACATCCTATTGTAAAAGTCTCAGTGAGTAATGGTGAAGATGATACTGTTACTCAAGGATTTCAAGATAAGGCTAAAGAATTCAATGAATTTCTGACAAATTTTGATGTCCCCATAAGAGAAGCTAAATCAAATCCTGAAGTACACAAGGAAGAAGTTAAGGAAGAAATTATTTTACCCAAAAAAGTATCCTCTGCAATCAATGACCCAAACACGTATAGGAACAAACGAGGAGTTCCAGGAGGACCACAGAATAAAAATGTTACTGATCCTGAAATACAAGAGCTAGCTAAAAAAGGATTGCATAAATTTTCACAAAATTATAGAGGAACAAATGAGCCTATCATAGTAGAAATAGTAGAAGCAACTCACCAAGTAGTTTCTGGGTCCTTGTATAAGATAAAGGTAAAATTGGGCACTAGTAATTGTCAAAAGGGTACTACTGGTAGTTGTCAATTACAAGAAGGAAGTGAAATACAGCAATGTCTATTCACAGTTTGGTCTCAGCCATGGATAGATAAAGGAAGTCCAGAGATTACTATTGATTGTGAGCCTGAAGTAGAATCAGATGCGCTTAAAAGAAAGACTAGATCAATTCCTGATATGAATGAAGAAATTGAAGGATTGGAAAAGACATCCTCTGCACACAGAAGCAAAAGGAAGTCTAACCTTGTTGGAGCACCAGCTAACAAGGATATTAATGATCCTGAAATACAAGAATTGACAAACAAGGGATTACAAAAGTTTTCACAAAATTATACAGGAACAAATGAACCTATCATAGTAGAAATAGTAGAAGCAACTCACCAAGTAGTTTCTGGGTCCTTGTATAAGATAAAGGTAAAAGTGGGCACTAGTAATTGTCAAAAGGGTACTACTGGTAGTTGTCAATTACAAGAAGGAAGTGAAATACAGCAATGTCTGTTCACAGTTTGGTCTCAGCCATGGATAGATAAAGGAAATCCAGAGATTACTATTAATTGTGAGCCTGAAGCAGAATCAGATGCGCTTAAAAGAAAGACTAGATCAATTCCTGAGATGAATGAAGAAATTGAAGGATTGGAAAAGACATCCTCTGCACACAGAAGCAAAAGGAAGCCTAACCTTGTTGGAGCACCAGCTAACAAGGATATTAATGATCCTGAAATACAAGAATTGGCAAACAAGGGATTACAAAAGTTTTCAGAAAACTCAGAAGGTATCAGTGAGCCCATTATAGCTGAAATTGTAGAAGCCTCGCAACAGGTAGTGTCTGGatatttgtataaaataaaagttAAATTGGGTACAAGCACTTGTCCAAAGGGTGTGAAAGATAATTGCCTATTAAAAGAAGGAAGTGAAATCAAAGAGTGCTTATTTACCATATGGTCTCAGCCATGGAAGGATAAGGGATCCCCAGAGATAACTATTAACTGTGATGTGAATGCCCGTCGAAAGCGATCTTTACGAGGTAATCAATACAGCCAGAAAATGTTGAAATTAGCTGGAGATATACACAAAGAAAATTTATTCAAAAACTTCATGAGAGACCATGATAAAGTGTACGCTTCACCTGAAGAAGAACAAAAGCGTTTCAGAATCTTTAAACAGAATCTAGAAACTATTCAAGATTTGCAGAAATATGAACAAGGTACAGGCCAGTATGGAGTTACAATGTTCGCAGATTTAACACCTAGAGAATTCAAGGAGCGGCACTTAGGACTTCGACCTGAACTGAAACAAGAAAATGAAATACCTCctgcagaagctaaaataccagACATTGAATTGCCACCTAAATTCGATTGGCGTGAATATAACGTAGTCACACCTGTGAAAGATCAGGGTCAATGTGGATCGTGTTGGGCGTTTTCTGTGACTGGAAACGTTGAGGGACAATACGCGATTAAACATAAGAAATTGTTGTCGTTGTCTGAACAGGAATTAGTAGATTGCGATAATCTCGACGAAGGTTGCAATGGAGGAGAGATGGACAATGCTTATAGAATCATTGAAAAATTAGGTGGTCTCGAATTAGAAAAGGATTATCCTTATGATGCTAAGAACGAAAAGTGTCATTTCGCTCAAAGCAAAGCTAAGGTACAAGTTGTCTCCCATGTAAATATCACGTCCAACGAAACGCAAATGGCACAGTGGCTTGTGCAGAACGGCCCGATCTCGATTGGCATTAATGCCAATGCTATGCAGTTTTATATTGGTGGAGTTTCTCATCCATTTAGATTTTTGTGTGATCCAAACTCGTTGGATCATGGTGTCCTCATTGTGGGATATGGCACAAGCA AGTATCCTCTTTTCCATAAGGAATTACCATACTGGATAGTGAAgaacagttggggcccaagATGGGGCGAATCAGGCTATTACAGAGTTTATAGAGGAGATGGTACCTGTGGTGTTAATAATATGGCTTCGAGTGCTGTAGTAGCATAA